The Kribbella shirazensis genomic interval TTGCCCTCCTGGAACGCCCGGCGGCCTTCCTCTTCCTTGTAGGTGATGGCGGCCTTCGGGATGAAGCCCGACTTGAAGCCCTCGGCCAGCGCGGTCAGGCCGGCCAGCGCCTCCGGGGTGTCCACGTTCGGCTTGCCGTCGTCCCCGACCACGACACCGCCGGCACCGTTGATCGCCTCGGAGAAGTTGACCGTCAGGCCTTCGTACTTCTCGAACTGGCCCGAGTAGCAGCCGATGGTCTTGCCCTCCGGCAGCGCCTTGACCTTCTGGCAGGCGGCGACCATCTCTTCCCAGGTCTTCGGCGGCTGGACTCCGGCCTTGTCGAGCAGGTCCTTGCGGTAGTACAGCAGCCCGCCGTCCGACGTCACCGGGACGGCGTACAGCTTGTCGCGGTACTTGCCCGTGTCGACCGTCGACGGCAGGAGCTTGCCCAGGTCGGGGAACTGGTCCTCCGGCAGTGGGGTGACCCAGCGGTTGGCGGCGAACTCGGCGGTCCAGACCACGTCCAGGTTGAGGACGCTGAACGCATCCGACTTGGCCTGCGCGTTCTGCACCATCTGCTGCCGCTGGCCGTCCGCGGACTCCGGAAGCTCCTTGATCTCGACCTTCTCGTCCGGGTGCTGCGCGTTCCACGCCGCGACCTGGTTCGTCAGGTTCCCGGAGGTGTCCTTGCCGGTGGCGAAGGTGATCGGGCCGCGGCCTTCGAGCGCTCCGCCCCCGGTCGAGCCTCCGTCCCCGCCGCCGCTTCCGTCGTCACCACCACACGCGGTCGCCAGCAGCGCCAGGCTGCTCGCGACGGCCACGAAGGCCGCGCGGCGTGTGTGTGATCGTTCAAACCTCATCGTTTACCTGCCCTCTCCCGATGGGACATCGCTTGGGTCCTGCGTCAGCAGGTCGCAGTCCCCCACCGCGCTGCGATCCGCCCTGTCCGGACAGTAACCGAGAACCGGCCGATGTGTTCTGAGCCACACACAGCCACGCCCGACGGTCTCTGAAACGGACAGCCGCATGGCTGTATGCGACCGCGTTTGGGAAGCCCGCACAACCGGGTATTTCTTAACGATTCGGTATTACCGATTAGTAACCTAGCTGAATCGGGCATGAGTGTTCAGAACGACTCCAAGCAGTCGCCATCACGCTCCGGAGCGGATGCGCGACTCCGGAACGCGCCTCGGGTGCCGGCTCAGGCCGGGGAGGCGGACGCGTCGCCGACGTTCGACCGGACCCACTCGACGATCTCGGTGGTGGTCGCGCCCGGGGTGAAGATCTTGTGCACGCCGAGCTCGGCCAGCGGCTGCAGGTCGGCGTCCGGGATGATGCCGCCGCCGAACACCACGATGTCCTCCGCCTCCCGCTCGGTCAGCAGCTCGCGCACGCGCTTGAACAGCGTCATGTGCGCGCCGGACAGCACCGACAGCCCGATCGCGTCGGCGTCCTCGGCGATCGCGGTCTCGACGATCTGCTCGGGGGTCTGGTGCAGCCCGGTGTAGATGACCTCCATGCCGGCGTCCCGCAGGGCGCGGGCGACGACCTTGGCACCGCGGTCGTGACCGTCCAGACCCGGCTTGGCGACGACGACGCGCAACGGACTCGTAGCAGGCATGGGGGCAGGCTAACCGCTGCGTACGGCGGCGGATAAGACACGGAGCCGTGTGTTCCCCCACACGCCCGCTGGGAACCGGTTACCTTGGGAAGAGAGATCGGACCACCGGGGGGTCTGGTTTTGTGAGGAGGGAGCCCATGGGTTCCTGGCAGGACGAGGTCCGCGGCGCGCTGGACGGACTCGCGTACGGCGCGCGCTCCGCCCTCACGCCCAGGGTGCTGCACGGCGCGGCCGTCGAGATCGGCTGGCTGACCACGCACCTCGCGATGTATCCGCTCGGTCTCGTGGCGGGCAGCTCACCCGCACTGCCCGAGCGCCTGAACCTGACCGGCCTCGGCCCGGCCCAGCGCGGCCTGCTGGTCAACGACGTCCGCGCCGCCGGTACGCCGATCCTGCTCGCGCACGGGATCATCGACAACCACACGATCTTCGCGCTGATGCGCCGGCAGCTGGTCCGTCGCGGGTTCGGCGCCATCCACACGTTCTCGTACTCACCGCTGACGCTGGACGTACGCCGTACCGCCGAGCGGATGGGCCGCGAGATCGAGGCGATCTGCGAGGCGTCCGGGTCGGACCAGATCCACGTGATCGGCCACAGCCTCGGCGGACTGATCGCGCGGTACTACGTCCAGCGCCTCGGGGGCGACGCCCGGGTGCACACCTGCGTCACGCTCGGAACCCCGCACCAGGGCACCGTCGCGGCCAAGCTGCTGCCCTGGCCGCTGGTCAAGCAGCTCCGCCCGGACAGCGACGTGATGGCCGAGCTGGACGAGCCGGCGCCGGACTGCCGGACCCGGTTCGTCGCGTTCTACAGCGACGTCGACCAGCTGATCGTGCCGCAGCGACGGGCCCGGATCAGGCACCCCGATCTGCTCGCGAGTAATGTCCGGGTCCGCGGTGTGGGCCACCTGTCCCTGCCGTTCCACGGCGAGGTCGTGCACCGCATCACCGGCGTACTGGCCAATCTGGACGACGAAGAGCCCAGAACTGCCTGATCAGGAAGCTTTCTGCGCGCTTCCGGCCGATGCACGTGCAGCGGCTCATGCAAAAGTTTCGTGAAGGAGCCGCGGAAAAGTGGGTGGCAGGGTTTGTCACCCCGTGACCCTTCCGTTATGGTCTGTGAGTCCTCCCGGGGAATAAACCCTCCGAGCGGATGCACGAGAGCTTCAAGCCCCTCCCCTGTGACCGAAAGGCCACGTTGTGTCCCAGCACCGTGCCGCGGGAGACCGCGTCACGCCCGGCAATGCTGCGCGCAAGCCCGGCGCAGGACGTCATAGTGCCAAGCATCGCGTTGCCAGGCGTAATACCCCCAGCAGCACCCAGATCGTCGGTCTCACCGCCGCGCTCGCCGCGGCAGCCGGAGCTGTCGGCTTCAGCCACAGCTCGCTGGCGTCACCGACCCAGGCGAACTCCGCGGTCAACCTGGCCGCACTGAGCCTGGACAGCGGGCAGCAGCTGTCCGGTATCACCACGGCACGCATCCAGGCGCGTCAGCTCGCCACCCGTGACTCCTCCCGGGTCCAGCTGGCCGACACGACGAAGACCAAGAAGCAGTCCGCGGCCGTCAAGCTGGCGCAGGCCCGGGCCGCGAAGCTGAACGTCACCCAGGCGCTCACCGCCAAGCGCGCGAACGCGCTGGCCGCCGCGAAGGCGAAGGCAGAGGCTGCCGAGAAGAAGGCCCGCGAGTCGGCCACCCGCTGCGAGATGATGCTCTCCGGCTACCACATCACCGCCACGTTCGGGCAGGGCGGCAGCCGCTGGGCCCGCAACCACACCGGCACCGACTTCGCCGCCCCGATCGGCACCCGGATCAGTGCCGTGATGAAGGGCGTCGTGATCTTCGCCGACTGGGCCGGCCCGTACGGCCGTCAGGTCCAGGTCCGGCACGAGGACGGCACCGTCACCTGGTACAACCACATGTCGAAGTTCAGCGTCGACGTCGGCGAGACGGTGTACGCCGGCGACCAGGTCGGCGCGGTCGGGATGACCGGCAACACCACCGGACCGCACCTGCACTTCGAGGTCCGTCCGGACAACGGCGAGCCGATCAACCCGATGTCCTGGCTGCGCAACCACTGCGGCCTCAACCCGTAGGTCCCGTTCCCCCGAGCCCTCGCTATGCTGCGGCGCATGCGTCCGGCAGCCGGTGAGGTCCTGCACTTCTCCGAAGATCCGACGATCGAGATCTTCCGGCCCCATGTCGCGGACACCGCGCGGCAGGGTACGGCGTACGTCTGGGCCGTCGGCCACGACCGCGCCCCCGACTACTGGTTCCCGCGACAGTGCCCGCGCGCGATGGCCTGGGTCGGACCGAACACCACTCCCGAGGACCGCGACCGGATCATCGGCGCCGGGTCCGGCACCCGCGTACACGCCGTCGAGTACGGCTGGCTGGACGCGATGCGCTCGGTCGAGTTGTACGCCTACCGCCTTCCGGCCGGCGACTTCGTCGAGCACGACGCCGCGGTCGTCGCCACCACCGAAGTACGCCCCCTCGGTCCGCCCGAGCGCGTCGGCGACCTGTTCGCGCTGCACGACGAGGCCGGGATCCAGCTGCGGGTCCTGAACCGGCTGCACGACTTCTGGGCCGAGGCCGTCGCCAGCACGCTCGAATGGAGCGGCATCCGGCTCCGCAACGCACGCCCATGACGTACGGCGAGCTCGCTGAACGGTCCTGGTCCTGGGTCGTGAGCCAGGTCCGGTGGGACGACGACGGCCCGTGGATCCCCGAGTCCGGTGACGGCGCAAAGCCCGAGGAGTACGTCGAGGGGATGCACAGCGGGATCGGCGGACTGGCCCACGTGCTCGCGGAGATCAGGCTCGTCCGGCCGTGGACGTCCGAGGAACAGCAGCTCGCCGCGGGCATCGCCGCTCGAATCCGTTCCGCGATCCCGGCGGACACGACCATCACGTACTTCGACGGTCTGGTCAGCTCGATCGGCGTCCTCACGGCCCTCGAGGAGCCCGGCTCGGCCGCCGCCTTGGACCGGCTGTTCGAGCTGGTCGACGACGAGCGCGGTGGCTGGGCGCAGTCGTTCCTCGAGCCGCCGAAGTACCACGAGAACGCCCGCTGCAACGACGTCACGCTGGGCACGGCGTCGGTCCTGATGGGCGCGCTGTGGGCGCTCCGGCGGAGTCCTGACGTCGCCGTGCGGCGCGACCCGCACCCGGGCGGCGAGGCCGAACGCCAGGTCGCGCACCGCGCCCGCCGACTGGCCCGGCGGCTGACCGGCTGGACCGCCGACTGGCTGCTCGCCGAGCAGGAGGTCACTCCGGCGGGCCTCAACTGGTTGTTCGCGCCGCGCCGGTTCTACACCGGCGAGCCGACCGAGATGCCGAACTTCTCGCATGGCCTCGCCGGGATCGTCGCGGTGCTCGCGGCGGCCGGGGCCGAACTCGACCGGCCGGAGCTCGTCGACGCGGCGCGGCGCGGGGCCGAGCACCTGGTGACGCTCGGGATCACCGACGACCAGGGGTTCCGGGTGCCGCGCGTGATCCCGTGGGCCGAGCGCCACGGAGACGAGTTCACGTACAACTGGTGCCACGGTGGCGCCGGGACCGCGTCGGCGTTCAGCGCCCTCGAGTACGCCGGAGTACCGCAGATCGCCGGTGAGACGCCTGCGGCCTGGCGCCGCCGTTGCCTGGACGGTGTCCGGTACTCCGGGATCCCTGAGCGACTGCGCCCCGGGTTCTGGGACAACGACGGCCGGTGCTGCGGGACGGCCGGGGTCGGCGACGCGTTCCTCGACGCGTGGCAGGGCGACGGCGATGAGCGGGACCTGGAGTTCGCCGTACGGATGGGTGACACGCTGGTCGACCACGCGTCCCCCGAGGGGTACTGGCAGTTCGTCGAGCATCGCAACGAGGACCCGCTGCTGCCTCCGGGTGTCGGGTGGATGCAGGGAGCGGCCGGTATCGCGGCGTACCTGTTCCGGCTGCAGCGGGTGCTCGACGGCGATCAGCGTGCGGTCGAGCGGATGGACAACTGGTGGGGGCTCACACGCTGATCACGACCTTGCCGCGGGCGTGTCCGGCTTCGACATAGCGGATTGCCTCGGCGGCGGCTGAGAGCGGGTACGTCCGGTCGAGCACCGGGGTGAGCCTGCCTGCTTCGGCGTACTCCCGAAGCGTCGTCAGGTTGGCGCTGCTGGGGACCGCGTCGAACACCACGACCCGCTGCGACACGAACGGCGCCGACAGTTGTCCGCGGATGATCAGTCCGAGCGGACCGAACACGCTGCCGCCGCCGTACAACCCGCCACCGGACAGCACGAGCGTGCCGCGGCGGACGAGCACTCGACGCAGGGCGGTCAGCGATCTGTTGCCGACGAGATCGAGAACGACGTCGTACCGGCGGTCCAGACGGCTGAAGTCCGACGTCGTGTAGTCCACGACGTCATCGGCACCGAGCGAGCTGACCAACTCGACGTTCCTGGTGCTGCACACGGCAGTCACCGTCGCGCCGAGTGCCTTGCCGAGCTGGATCGCGAACGTGCCGACGCCGCCCGCCGCGCCGTTGATCAGAACCTGCTGCCCCGCCTCGACCTTCGCGGCGTCACGCAGTCCGGTCAACGCAGTGTTCGCCGCCAGCGGCAGTGCGGCCGCTTCCTCGAAGCCGAGGGTGGCAGGCTTGGCCGCGACCCGGTCCTGCGGTACGGCGACGTACTCCGCGAACGCCCGCGGCGCCTCGCCGTACACCTCCGATCCGATCTGTACGCCGGTCACGGCCGGTCCGACCGCTTCCACCCGGCCGGCGAAGTCCGTGCCGCGGATCGTCACGTTCGGCCGCCGCCAACCGAGGTCGGCGGACGGGCGGGCGACGTACGGATCGCCCCGCAGCACGTGCCAGTCGCGCGCGTTGACCGACGCGGCCTGGACCCGCACCAGGACCTCCCCGGCAGCCGGCCGCGGCGTCTCGACGTCGGCGAACGCCAGGACGTCGGGTGATCCGTACTCGTACTGAACGATCGCCTTCATCGCTTCCCCCTTACGCTGTAAGTCTCCCTTACGGCGTAAGGTTGCCTTACGGTGTAAGGAAGGTCAAGAGCCTGGCGGGGTTCCGGTCAGCGCCGCCGGTCGAGGCCGTCGAGCAGCAGGTCGAGCGCGAACTCGAACTCGGCCTGGTCGTCGCACCAGCCGATCGTGCTGTCCGGATCGTCGTGCGCGATCTCCGTCACCATGCCGACCAGGTGCGGGACCTGGTCAGCCATGTCCCGCAGCATCCGCTCGGACCCCGGGCCGGCGCCCGCGGCCGGATCGAACAACTCCTGCGAGAACCCGAGCGCCCTGCTGCCCAGCGCGTGCAACGCATGGTGGGCGAGGTCGTACGAGAACCCGCCGGCGCGCATCAGTCCGACCAACTGGTCGTGGTACCGGATCATCGCCAGGCTCATCGTGGTCCGCGTCTCGAACAGCCGCGGCGCCCACGGGTGCTTCAGCATCACTTCCCGCGCCGACAGGATCCGGCGGCGCATCGCCTGCTGCCAGTCGTCGTCCGGTACGGCGGTCCGCTCGGCGAGCTCGTCGATCTCGGCCATGACCAGGTCGACGATGCCGTCGAGGAGGTCGCCCTTGTTCGCGACGTGGTGGTAGAGCGACATCGCCTCGGCGCCGACCGCCTCGCCGAGCCGGCGCATCGTGAGCGCCTCGATCCCGTCGGCGTCGGCGATCGCGACCGCGGCCCGGAGCACCAGCTCACGACTCAGCGGTGCGCGCGGCTCGGAGCTCGCCTGTGCCACCTGAATCCCTTCCTACGCTGGGGCTAGAGGGCGTCTGGGAACGCCCTCTTACAGCGTAAGGGATAGGTCAGCGCTGCCAGACCTCCGCGGTCGTGAGGAACGCGGACGATCCCGGTTTGTCCGGTGAGCCGTCGACCTGGACGAAGCCCGGCACCGAGGCGCCGCCGATCGAGACGGTCGCGGAACGGACCGGAGCGATCACCAGGCTGAGGCTGTGGTTGCCCTCCGCGAGCTGGAAACTGTCGGTCGCGAACAACCGCCGGTCCAGTACACCGCTCATCTCGATCTGGATGTCGGCGGCCTTCGCGCTCAGCCCGTCGGCGAGGTTCATCGAGACCTGGACCAGGTCCCGCTCGACGGCCGGCTCGTGCCAGGGCAGCCCCTGGACCTCCAGGAACGAGCGGACGAAGTACCGCTCCAGCCAGGCGGCCAGGTCGACGTCCTCGGACACCACCCGGACGATCCCGTCGAACCAGAGCACGACCGCCGTACCGGAGCCGCGGATCGACCAGTCGACCATCCAGATCGAGGCGTACGCCGTGACCTTGCCGTTCTCGTCGAACAGCCGCAGCCCAGGATTCGCTCCCGCCAGGATGATCCGGCGGTTACTGGCCGACGACTTGGACATGGGCGCGCTTCCGGGAGGGGCCGAAGATCCTTGATTGTCTCAATCTCCGGGTCAGATGCAACGCATGCGTCCAAGAAGTTGACCTAGATCTTCTCCACCGGTGCGTACCGAAGCAGGAGTCGTTTCACACCTTCGGACCCGAAATCTATGTCTGCCTGGGCCTGCTGGCCCTCGCCGCGGACCACCACGACGGTGCCCATCCCGAAGCTGTCGTGCACCACCCGGTCGCCCGGATTCAGGCTGATCACCGGCTTGTCCGAGGCGGTCCTGCGGGCCGGCTCGTACCTGCTCGGGATGCCGCTGCCGCGGGTCGTGCCGGTCCCGGACCAGCGGGTGATCGCGGACTCGTCGCGGCGCCAGTCGAGCAGCTCGGCCGGGATCTCCTCCAGGAACCGCGACGGCGGGTTGTGCTGCGGAGCGCCGTACGCCGAACGCACCGCGGCACGGGAGATCGCCAGCCGCTGACGGGCCCGCGTGATGCCGACGTACGCGAGCCGACGCTCCTCCTCGAGCTCCTTCAGGTCGGTCAGCGAGCGGGAGTGCGGGAAGACGCCGTCCTCCATCCCGGTCAGGAACACCACCGGGAACTCCAGGCCCTTCGCGGTGTGCAGGGTCATCAGCGTGACCACGCCGCCGTCGTCGGCCGCGTCCGGGATCTGGTCGGCGTCCGCGACCAGCGCGACCCGCTCGAGAAACGCCTGCAGATCGGCGGCCTCACCGGCGGCGGTCCGCTCCTCGACGAACTCCCGCGCCACCGAGATGAACTCGTCCAGGTTCTCCAGGCGGGTCTCGTCCTGCGGATCGGGGGACTTCTGCAGCGTCTCGTAGTACCCGGAACGGTGCAGCGCGACGTCCAGGATGTCGTCCGGCGGTGCGCCCGAGTCCACCATCGCGGTCAGCTCGTCGAGGATGTCCACGAAGGCCTGCACGGCGTTGACCGACCGCGAGGCCATCGCCGGGGCGTCCTGCGCCCGCCGCATCGCCTGCGCGAACGAGATCCGGTCCCGCTGGGCGAGCGCCTCGATCGCGGCCTCCGCCCGGTCGCCGATCCCGCGCTTCGGCTCGTTCATGATCCGGCGCAGCGAGACGGTGTCCTCCGGGTTCACCAGCACCCGCAGGTACGCGAGCGCGTCACGGACCTCCTTGCGCTCGTAGAACCGGACGCCGCCGACCACCTTGTACGGATGGCCGGTGCGGATGAAGACCTCTTCGAAGACACGGGACTGCGCGTTGGTCCGGTAGAACACCGCGACGTCGGACGGCTTGACCCCGTCGGCGTCGGACAGCCGGTCGATCTCGTCGGCGACGAACTGCGCCTCGTCGTGCTCGTTGTCGGCGACGTACACCGCGATCTGCTCGCCCTGGCCCTGGTCGGACCAGAGGTTCTTCGCCTTGCGGCCCTCGTTCCGGCTGATCACCGCGTTGGCCGCGGTCAGGATCGTCTGGGTGGAGCGGTAGTTCTGCTCCAGCAGGATCGTCTCGGCGCCGGCGAAGTCCTCCTCGAACGCGAGGATGTTGCGGATCGTGGCGCCGCGGAACGCGTAGATCGACTGGTCCGAGTCGCCGACCACCATCAGCTCGGCGGGCGGCGCGGTCGGGCCGTTGTAGTCCGCCGGGTCCTCACCGCAGAGCTCGCGGATCAGCGTGTACTGCGCGTGGTTCGTGTCCTGGTACTCGTCGACCAGCACGTGGCGGAACCGGCGGCGGTAGTACTCACGGACCTCGGGGAAGGCCTGCAGCAGGTTGACCGTGGTCATCAGCAGGTCGTCGAAGTCCAGTGCGTTCGCCTGGGCGAGCCGCTCCTGGTAGATGCGGTAGCACTCGGCGTACGTCTCCTCGAGATGGTTCTCCGCCTTCGCGACGGCCGTCTCGTGGTCGATCAGCTCGTTCTTCTGGGTGCTGATCCAGTTCAGCACGGCGCGCGGGTTGTACCGCTTGACGTCCAGGTCGAGCTCGCGGCACACCAGCGTCATCAGCCGGCGCGAGTCGGTGTCGTCGTAGATCGAGAACGTCGAGTTGATCCCGAACCGCTTGATGTCGCGGCGCAGGATCCGCACACAGGACGAGTGGAACGTCGAGACCCACATCAGCTTCGCCCGCGGGCCGACCAGGTCGACGACGCGCTCCCGCATCTCGGCGGCGGCCTTGTTCGTGAAGGTGATGGCGAGGATCGACCCGGGGTGGGCGTCCCGGGCGGCCAGCAGGTAGGCGATCCGCCGGGTCAGCACGCGTGTCTTGCCCGACCCCGCACCGGCAACCACCAGCAGTGGCTTGCCGGCGTGCACGACGGCCGCCCGCTGCTGCGGGTTCAGCCCCTCGAGCAGCTTGTCCGGATCGGTGCGAGACGTCTTCGGCTCCTCCAGCGGCACCGGGAGCTCATCAGGCGAGAACAGCGTAGTCATCACCCAACACCTTAGGCGCTCCCCCCGACAGTTACCGAAAATCGGTTCGAACGGGGTGTCCGGTCCTGCGAGGATCGCCCACGTGGACGCCTCCGAACTGCGGTACGACGACCTGGTGGACCAGATCGAGGTCCTCTACAACGAGCACCGGTACCGCGCCGCGGTGGAGCTGCTGGACGCGGAGAGCGACGGGCTGGAGGTGTGGACCGCCGAGCTCGCCCATCTCAAGGCGTGTCTGCTCGGCGCGGCCGGTGACACCGACGAGTCGCTGCGGGTGTTGCTGGACGCGAGTACGGCGGGCGCGTGGTGGCGACCGGAGATCCTCACCGAGGACGACGATCTGGCCGCCTTGCGGGACCGCCCCGAGTTCCCGGAACTGGTCGCGGTGTCGAAGGCGCGCGTGGCGGACGAGCCGGTCCGGCCGCTGATCACGCTCCCGGCCGGCCGGCGGTCGGGGCGACCCGAGTCGGCGTCCGCCGCAGCCGGGCCGGTTGCCGGGGTGGTTGTCGCCTTGCACGGAGCGGGGCAGCGGGCGGAGCATGCTCGGCGGGACTGGGCCGCGGTGGTGGAGCTTGGCTACGCCCTCGTCTGCGTGCAGTCGTCGTACCGGATGTCGCCGATGTACCGCACCTGGCCGGACCCCGAGCAGGCCCGCGCGGACATCGCCCGCGCCCTCGCCGAACTGCCCGCCGAACTCGCTCAGCCCGCCGTCGAAGGCGCCCCGGGTGCCGGCCTGCAGCCGGCCGACGGTCTGCCGATTGTTGCGGCGGGGTTCTCGGCCGGTGGGCGGGTGGCGCTCGACTGGGCGCTCACGGGGCAACCGACTCCGGTCGACGGCGTACTCGCGATGGCTCCCGCCCTGCGTCAACTGCCGGAGACTGGACGACCGTTGTCGCCAGCAACGATCTGGATCGGTACGGACGACGACCTGCTCGAGGTCGTGGATGAGGCGGCCGACCGGCTGACCGGCTTCACGATCGAGCGGATCCAGGGACTGGGACACACCTTCCCGGCCGACTTCACAGCTCGGTTGCCAGCGGTGCTCTGAGGGCGCGTTTGCTCTGGGCAGAGTTGCCCTCAGCAGAAAAGCTGGGCCGCGACGATCCGTGCGGTCAGGGTGGAAGACATGGCAGAAGACATGAAACCGCCGCTGTTCAACGAGACCGCGCGCCAGCGCCTGTTCGGGCAGCGGATCGTCGTACTGGACGGAGTCCTCAACGACGACAACGGGACCCTGCTGGCCACCCAGATCCTGACGCTGGCGGCCGAGGACCCGGACACCGACATCTCGTTCTGGATCCACTCGCTCGGCGGCTCGGTGCCGTCGATGCTGGCGATCCGGGACGTGATGCGGCTGGTGCCGTGCGATGTGTCGACGCTGGCGATCGGGCTGGCCTGCAGCGCGGGTCAGTTCCTGCTGTCGGCCGGTACGCCGGGCAAGCGCTACGCCCTGCGGCACGCCCGCGTGCTGATGCACCAGGGCTCGGCCGGGATCGGCGGGTCCGCGGTGGAGATCGAGATCCAGGCGAACGACCTGCGGCACATCCGCGACACCGTGCTCGGGATCGTCGCGAGCGACACCGGGCAGTCGTTCGAGACCGTGCACGAGGACTCGCTGCACGACCACTGGTACACCGCGGAACAGGCCCGCGAGTACGGCTTCATCGACCACATCGTCGAGTCCTTCGACCAGGTGATGCCCAGGAGGGCCGCGGCATGAGCAGCTACACGATTCCGAACGTGATCGCCCAGCACCCGCGGGGCGAGCGGATCATGGACGTCTACTCACATCTGCTGACCGAGCGCGTCATCTATCTGGGTACGGCGATCGACGCGGGCGTCGCGAACGCGATCATCGCCCAGCTGCTGCACCTGGAGACGGACAATCCCGAGGCGGAGATCAACCTCTACATCAACTGCGAGGGCGGCGACACGTCCGCGATGCTCGCGATCTACGACACCATGCGGTACATCCAGTCGCCGATCGCGACGTACGGCGTCGGGCAGGCGATCTCCGCCGGGGCGGTGCTGCTCGCGGCCGGTACCGAAGGTCGCCGGGCGATCCTGCCGCACGCGCGGGTCGTCCTGCACCAGCCGGCCGGGCGTGGTCAGGGCACCATCCCGGACCTGATCCTGCAGGCGGACGAGGTGGTGCGGGTCCGCGGCCAGGTGGAGGAGATCCTCGCGCGGCACACCGGCCAGACGGTCGAGCGGCTCCGGCACGACACCGACCGCGACCACGTCCTGACCGCCCAGGGCGCCAAGGACTACGGCATCGTCGACCACGTGATCGCCGAGCGCATGCCGGCCCCCGCGCTGGCCTGACCTGACCACCTCTGGTGGGTGGGCGTCCGAGATGCCGGGTTTACGTCCGGGATCCGGGGCGCAAACCCTGCATCTCGGGCGTAGATCCACCAGAGGCGAGGAGCGGGAGCGGGCTCAGCCGGCGGCCTCGAGGACCTTGTCCGCAACGGCGGCGTGGTGTGCCAGATCGGACTTGGGGCGGCCGACCCGGTTCGTCAGGTACGCATACGCGATCTGCCGGTCCGGGTCGGCCCAGCCGACGCAGCAGTTGCTGCCGTTGTGGCCGAACGCGCGCGGACTGCTGAGCGACCCCAGCGACGACACCGTGCCCTCCATCCAGCGCGGTCCGCCCAGCTGGAACCCCTGCGACCACCGGACCGGCGCCCGCGCGACCGGGTCGTACTCACCCTCGCTGGTCGGCTCGACCGCGACGGCCAGCGACTCCGGCCGCAGCAGCCGGCCGTCCAGCAGCGCCTGGTAGAACCAGGCCACCTCCCGCGCCGTGGTCGAGATCCCGGCCGCCGGTACGACGGCCTCACGCGTCCGGCGGTTGTTCAGGACGGACTGGATGAACGGCCCGACCGGACCGACCGCTCTGATCGGGACGTGCCGTCCCCACAGGTCGTCCGGCAGGCCCAGGTACGTGTCCTCGG includes:
- a CDS encoding ABC transporter substrate-binding protein, which produces MRFERSHTRRAAFVAVASSLALLATACGGDDGSGGGDGGSTGGGALEGRGPITFATGKDTSGNLTNQVAAWNAQHPDEKVEIKELPESADGQRQQMVQNAQAKSDAFSVLNLDVVWTAEFAANRWVTPLPEDQFPDLGKLLPSTVDTGKYRDKLYAVPVTSDGGLLYYRKDLLDKAGVQPPKTWEEMVAACQKVKALPEGKTIGCYSGQFEKYEGLTVNFSEAINGAGGVVVGDDGKPNVDTPEALAGLTALAEGFKSGFIPKAAITYKEEEGRRAFQEGNLLFHRNWPYVYALAGKTDGSSKIAGKFAVAPLPGLKGAGVSTLGGHNYAISEFAKNKATAADFIKFMSSEERQKANIEKTSQAPTWASLYDDPALNKQFPYLAPLKASIESAKSRPKVVKYGDVTTAIQEAAYGALSGTTPPKDALSQLQTKLSSLITQ
- a CDS encoding cobalamin B12-binding domain-containing protein, which translates into the protein MPATSPLRVVVAKPGLDGHDRGAKVVARALRDAGMEVIYTGLHQTPEQIVETAIAEDADAIGLSVLSGAHMTLFKRVRELLTEREAEDIVVFGGGIIPDADLQPLAELGVHKIFTPGATTTEIVEWVRSNVGDASASPA
- a CDS encoding esterase/lipase family protein, translating into MGSWQDEVRGALDGLAYGARSALTPRVLHGAAVEIGWLTTHLAMYPLGLVAGSSPALPERLNLTGLGPAQRGLLVNDVRAAGTPILLAHGIIDNHTIFALMRRQLVRRGFGAIHTFSYSPLTLDVRRTAERMGREIEAICEASGSDQIHVIGHSLGGLIARYYVQRLGGDARVHTCVTLGTPHQGTVAAKLLPWPLVKQLRPDSDVMAELDEPAPDCRTRFVAFYSDVDQLIVPQRRARIRHPDLLASNVRVRGVGHLSLPFHGEVVHRITGVLANLDDEEPRTA
- a CDS encoding M23 family metallopeptidase, which codes for MSQHRAAGDRVTPGNAARKPGAGRHSAKHRVARRNTPSSTQIVGLTAALAAAAGAVGFSHSSLASPTQANSAVNLAALSLDSGQQLSGITTARIQARQLATRDSSRVQLADTTKTKKQSAAVKLAQARAAKLNVTQALTAKRANALAAAKAKAEAAEKKARESATRCEMMLSGYHITATFGQGGSRWARNHTGTDFAAPIGTRISAVMKGVVIFADWAGPYGRQVQVRHEDGTVTWYNHMSKFSVDVGETVYAGDQVGAVGMTGNTTGPHLHFEVRPDNGEPINPMSWLRNHCGLNP
- a CDS encoding DUF6886 family protein, coding for MRPAAGEVLHFSEDPTIEIFRPHVADTARQGTAYVWAVGHDRAPDYWFPRQCPRAMAWVGPNTTPEDRDRIIGAGSGTRVHAVEYGWLDAMRSVELYAYRLPAGDFVEHDAAVVATTEVRPLGPPERVGDLFALHDEAGIQLRVLNRLHDFWAEAVASTLEWSGIRLRNARP
- a CDS encoding lanthionine synthetase LanC family protein → MTYGELAERSWSWVVSQVRWDDDGPWIPESGDGAKPEEYVEGMHSGIGGLAHVLAEIRLVRPWTSEEQQLAAGIAARIRSAIPADTTITYFDGLVSSIGVLTALEEPGSAAALDRLFELVDDERGGWAQSFLEPPKYHENARCNDVTLGTASVLMGALWALRRSPDVAVRRDPHPGGEAERQVAHRARRLARRLTGWTADWLLAEQEVTPAGLNWLFAPRRFYTGEPTEMPNFSHGLAGIVAVLAAAGAELDRPELVDAARRGAEHLVTLGITDDQGFRVPRVIPWAERHGDEFTYNWCHGGAGTASAFSALEYAGVPQIAGETPAAWRRRCLDGVRYSGIPERLRPGFWDNDGRCCGTAGVGDAFLDAWQGDGDERDLEFAVRMGDTLVDHASPEGYWQFVEHRNEDPLLPPGVGWMQGAAGIAAYLFRLQRVLDGDQRAVERMDNWWGLTR
- a CDS encoding NAD(P)-dependent alcohol dehydrogenase, which gives rise to MKAIVQYEYGSPDVLAFADVETPRPAAGEVLVRVQAASVNARDWHVLRGDPYVARPSADLGWRRPNVTIRGTDFAGRVEAVGPAVTGVQIGSEVYGEAPRAFAEYVAVPQDRVAAKPATLGFEEAAALPLAANTALTGLRDAAKVEAGQQVLINGAAGGVGTFAIQLGKALGATVTAVCSTRNVELVSSLGADDVVDYTTSDFSRLDRRYDVVLDLVGNRSLTALRRVLVRRGTLVLSGGGLYGGGSVFGPLGLIIRGQLSAPFVSQRVVVFDAVPSSANLTTLREYAEAGRLTPVLDRTYPLSAAAEAIRYVEAGHARGKVVISV